One segment of Natronosalvus halobius DNA contains the following:
- a CDS encoding S1 family peptidase, which produces MSANSPDWLQNSTHPLYTTVTRIRFPHEEGHATGFFYNSGEQTYLVTNRHVLNWGEKDSPDSMRIFTRELKNLGERQFHDIDLSKGDGSNWYSHPHGSAIDVVVIPLDFKLDSINPRIGISNERPSETGSLAFNNESILSQKERVLAGDRSQVIGYPGQYIDQNSDFPVTRNAIISTQYGMPYNGNPIFLTDARMHPGTSGSPVLAGPVTLINYNGIDLWGPAYKLLGVHSATLRQIDVNNENHWLDLNTAWYAELIEETIQHHDE; this is translated from the coding sequence ATGTCAGCGAATAGTCCAGACTGGTTGCAAAATAGTACTCATCCTCTTTATACAACTGTAACGCGAATTCGGTTTCCTCACGAAGAGGGGCATGCAACTGGTTTCTTTTATAATTCAGGCGAACAAACCTACTTAGTAACTAACAGACATGTACTCAATTGGGGCGAAAAAGATAGTCCTGATTCGATGCGAATCTTTACTCGGGAATTGAAGAACCTTGGAGAACGCCAATTCCATGATATTGACCTATCTAAAGGAGATGGGAGTAATTGGTACTCTCATCCTCATGGGTCGGCTATCGATGTTGTCGTGATACCTCTTGACTTCAAACTTGACTCAATAAATCCTCGCATCGGAATTTCCAACGAAAGACCGTCTGAAACGGGGAGTCTTGCCTTTAATAATGAATCAATCTTGTCCCAGAAAGAACGTGTCCTCGCTGGCGATCGATCTCAAGTAATTGGATATCCTGGCCAATATATTGATCAAAATAGTGACTTTCCGGTGACCCGAAACGCAATTATCTCTACCCAATATGGGATGCCCTATAACGGGAACCCAATCTTCCTAACTGATGCTCGGATGCATCCTGGAACTAGTGGTAGTCCAGTCCTAGCAGGACCTGTTACACTCATAAATTATAATGGAATTGATCTATGGGGGCCAGCATACAAATTGTTAGGTGTTCATTCGGCAACCCTCAGACAAATTGACGTAAATAATGAAAACCACTGGCTGGATTTGAACACTGCTTGGTATGCAGAACTAATTGAAGAGACTATCCAACACCATGACGAATAG
- a CDS encoding winged helix-turn-helix domain-containing protein, translating into MSVDNPVEPEDFSNVTGTSRETFPEPRAHGAGVMNHFADFDPRNRRKPAGERGTLYARALSYWREHVENPENEPYVAVDDFDADWLPEGDYALVLTSSRWKAGKGLGDDYRSFYDQHLKLRRWGPEDDNGERPLQKPPLALHVEINPQYQDMVYKSGDPLECPHGEGTRVVGWTTWAEGPEEIEHRMYDALRAVYGDDCIDLEQRVFESRRISKAEAHIRFNLEKKGAVIETIDQSKHLIDWGGESEIDARQRRLKEGWLEAIVESDRWNLLGFDPQRYSTELKVYQIGDWHKRPRSDAFAHPKLEASFSGVDRGELPHVLDWDDVLHHLRTVVATHAQWAGVRRSDLVSDDFFDGPMAAPFTFERPTGRRQMLRRRYEDLATEIYREALKESTTSVYDILRVIAEETGASYDCLQERTGLARSTVRYHVARLAEAGVVKRLGNPVLVVFVSQAVLERAREIVREIRPDDMAEDMNERRDERRERREELQEEMDDQSNERDDEASESATSDDQIGFEYLAKLSASFAEIAQEYDRDRLDDRDIRVRADELPPPLR; encoded by the coding sequence GTGAGCGTCGATAATCCGGTCGAACCGGAGGATTTCAGCAACGTCACCGGCACCAGCCGGGAGACGTTTCCCGAGCCTCGAGCACACGGTGCCGGAGTAATGAACCATTTCGCCGACTTCGATCCGCGAAATCGACGAAAGCCAGCTGGCGAACGCGGAACGCTCTACGCTCGTGCATTGAGCTACTGGCGCGAGCACGTCGAGAACCCGGAGAACGAACCCTATGTCGCCGTCGACGACTTCGATGCCGACTGGTTGCCCGAGGGAGACTATGCGCTCGTACTCACGTCGTCTCGATGGAAGGCCGGGAAAGGACTCGGTGACGACTACCGATCGTTCTACGACCAGCATTTGAAGCTCCGGCGCTGGGGACCTGAAGACGACAACGGCGAACGACCGCTCCAGAAACCACCGCTCGCGTTGCACGTCGAGATCAACCCGCAGTACCAGGACATGGTCTACAAGTCGGGTGATCCGCTCGAGTGTCCCCACGGCGAGGGAACGCGAGTCGTCGGGTGGACGACGTGGGCCGAAGGTCCCGAGGAGATTGAGCACCGGATGTACGACGCGCTACGGGCCGTCTACGGCGACGACTGTATTGACCTCGAGCAACGAGTTTTCGAGTCGCGACGGATCTCGAAAGCCGAAGCACACATTCGGTTCAACCTCGAGAAGAAGGGCGCCGTGATCGAGACGATCGACCAGTCGAAACACTTGATCGACTGGGGTGGTGAGTCCGAGATCGATGCTCGCCAGCGCCGACTGAAAGAGGGTTGGCTCGAGGCGATCGTCGAAAGCGACCGCTGGAATCTACTCGGATTCGATCCGCAGCGCTACAGTACCGAGCTGAAGGTCTACCAGATCGGCGACTGGCACAAGCGCCCGCGAAGTGATGCGTTCGCCCACCCGAAGCTCGAGGCGTCCTTTTCCGGTGTCGACCGCGGGGAACTCCCGCACGTCCTGGACTGGGACGACGTCCTCCACCACCTCCGGACCGTCGTCGCGACGCACGCGCAATGGGCCGGCGTTCGCCGGTCAGACCTGGTGTCCGACGACTTCTTCGATGGGCCGATGGCCGCACCGTTCACCTTCGAGCGACCCACAGGGCGCCGTCAGATGCTCCGTCGGCGGTACGAGGACCTGGCGACGGAGATCTACCGGGAAGCACTCAAGGAGTCCACTACGTCAGTTTACGACATCCTCCGGGTGATTGCCGAGGAGACGGGTGCCAGTTACGACTGCCTCCAGGAGCGAACCGGGCTCGCGAGATCGACGGTCCGGTACCACGTCGCCCGACTCGCCGAGGCCGGTGTCGTGAAGCGACTCGGTAATCCCGTCCTGGTGGTATTCGTGAGCCAGGCCGTCCTCGAGCGCGCTCGCGAGATCGTTCGCGAGATCCGTCCGGACGACATGGCCGAGGACATGAACGAACGGCGTGACGAGCGCCGTGAGCGCCGCGAGGAACTACAGGAGGAAATGGACGACCAATCGAACGAACGCGACGACGAAGCCAGCGAGAGCGCCACCAGCGACGACCAGATCGGCTTCGAGTACTTGGCGAAGCTGAGCGCGTCGTTCGCGGAGATCGCCCAGGAGTACGACCGCGACCGCCTCGACGATCGTGACATCCGGGTCCGGGCCGACGAGCTGCCGCCGCCATTACGGTAA
- a CDS encoding sigma-70 region 4 domain-containing protein produces the protein MSSEQARLVDFGSDLSPLTEAEREAYVACRENGVGVREFARRTDRRPGTIGNLLARAEDRLEEGLA, from the coding sequence ATGTCGAGTGAGCAAGCCCGCCTGGTCGACTTCGGCTCGGATCTCTCGCCGTTAACGGAGGCCGAACGCGAGGCCTACGTCGCCTGTCGCGAAAACGGGGTCGGCGTTCGCGAGTTCGCTCGACGAACCGACCGGCGTCCGGGTACGATCGGGAACCTGCTCGCTCGAGCAGAGGATCGCCTCGAGGAGGGATTGGCGTGA
- a CDS encoding DUF7563 family protein has product MSDWGLESSSTCDYCGAHVSDQFRRVYGDSSDRAHRCGECDSFRRLSRGTGAGVDVAIPDPEIAPGHHGGETA; this is encoded by the coding sequence GTGAGTGACTGGGGGCTCGAGAGCAGTTCGACCTGTGACTACTGTGGCGCCCACGTTAGCGACCAGTTCCGGCGCGTCTACGGTGACTCGTCGGACCGCGCCCACCGCTGCGGCGAGTGCGATTCGTTCCGACGCCTGAGCCGGGGAACCGGCGCCGGCGTCGACGTCGCGATTCCCGACCCCGAGATCGCGCCTGGTCATCACGGAGGTGAGACTGCGTGA
- a CDS encoding rhomboid family intramembrane serine protease, which yields MASDSASPILETLGLFVIVFVLQGIAAMFSLGVMAAFFVLAPPLESNPWTIVTSVYAHGGVGHLVSNSIGLIVFGWPIARATTRLRFHTFFVVTGAIAGVSQILVTGAVASFVGGSTAGVLGASGAVFALMGYLIAGNRVSDSVAARVEVPLWATLLAFVVLSAVITVATGAPGVALVAHFTGFLVGLVAGRLGVLEVSRAVRSGRATA from the coding sequence ATGGCGTCTGACTCCGCGAGCCCGATCCTCGAGACGCTCGGCTTGTTCGTGATCGTGTTCGTCCTGCAGGGGATCGCAGCGATGTTCAGCCTCGGCGTGATGGCCGCCTTCTTCGTCCTCGCGCCGCCACTCGAGTCCAACCCATGGACGATTGTCACGAGCGTCTACGCCCACGGTGGCGTGGGTCATCTCGTCTCGAACAGCATCGGGCTGATCGTCTTCGGCTGGCCGATCGCTCGTGCGACGACCCGGCTTCGCTTTCACACGTTCTTCGTGGTGACCGGTGCGATCGCCGGCGTCTCGCAGATCCTCGTGACGGGAGCGGTCGCCTCGTTCGTCGGTGGCTCGACGGCAGGCGTCCTCGGGGCCAGCGGCGCCGTCTTCGCGCTGATGGGGTACCTGATCGCCGGCAACCGCGTCTCCGACAGCGTGGCAGCCCGCGTCGAGGTTCCGCTCTGGGCGACGCTGCTGGCGTTCGTCGTCCTCTCGGCTGTCATCACGGTCGCAACCGGCGCGCCGGGCGTCGCGCTCGTCGCCCACTTCACCGGCTTTCTGGTGGGGCTCGTGGCTGGTCGTCTGGGCGTTCTCGAGGTCTCGCGCGCCGTTCGAAGCGGACGGGCGACGGCGTGA